A window of Diadema setosum chromosome 2, eeDiaSeto1, whole genome shotgun sequence contains these coding sequences:
- the LOC140239651 gene encoding RIB43A-like with coiled-coils protein 2, which translates to MYKLDLPIDLKEQAAIERRRNLELERQSRIFNAKVRTIGVDVQSLKEQAHDRDLQEQREKERHESFAADMIRNDKIAELLQRRQEQDMRNLNKALNEFRDLHQQPEGRREWDLYDPEAKKKDKPARVSDDDPRCGPSSIQKFDGEDLGGKERKKLMEEQMREWTMKQAKEKALNKKRQEEADRLYDLHRQEMDQRACELQAAEEACRRAINEATRDYNKSLADEQAEKNRLRSEQDLDDNFTELANQINSDMLTENPDVASSAFGPHRVITDRWKGMSPEQVADIRRTQELQRQEKQRIKEDEAQREQEWNDQRLADARAGILMDREQERLRKQLERQQLEANSRLSAEQKAQNEFLDKEVYTNPPTAAYFQQFNKTSR; encoded by the exons atgtataAACTTGATCTTCCCATCGATTTGAAGGAACAGGCTGCCATCGAGCGCCGACGGAATTTGGAGTTGGAAAGGCAGAGCAGGATTTTCAACGCAAAAGTCCGCACGATTGGC GTTGATGTCCAGTCACTCAAAGAACAAGCTCATGACAGGGATCTACAGgagcagagagagaaagagagacatgAGTCATTTG CCGCTGATATGATCCGCAATGACAAAATTGCGGAGCTGCTCCAGAGGAGGCAAGAGCAGGACATGCGCAACCTCAACAAGGCCCTGAACGAGTTCCGGGACTTGCACCAGCAGCCCGAGGGCCGCCGGGAGTGGGACCTCTATGACCCCGAGGCCAAGAAGAAGGACAAGCCCGCCCGGGTGTCGGACGACGACCCGCGATGCGGCCCATCCAGCATCCAGAAGTTCGACGGGGAGGACCTCGGCGGCAAGGAGCGGAAGAAGCTGATGGAGGAACAGATGCGGGAGTGGACGATGAAGCAGGCCAAGGAGAAGGCGCTGAACAAGAAGAGGCAGGAGGAGGCCGACCGCCTCTACGACCTCCACCGGCAGGAGATGGACCAGAGGGCCTGCGAGCTGCAGGCAGCAGAGGAGGCCTGCAGGAGGGCCATCAATGAGGCGACAAGGGACTACAACAAATCACTG GCTGATGAGCAAGCAGAAAAGAACCGCCTGAGAAGCGAACAAGATCTTGACGACAACTTCACTGAGCTCGCCAACCAGATCAACAGCGACATGCTGACGGAGAACCCGGATGTGGCCAGCAGCGCCTTTGGCCCCCACCGCGTCATCACCGACCGCTGGAAGGGCATGTCCCCCGAGCAGGTGGCCGACATCCGACGCACCCAGGAGCTGCAGCGGCAGGAGAAGCAGCGCATCAAGGAGGACGAGGCGCAGCGCGAGCAGGAATGGAACGACCAGAGGCTGGCGGACGCGCGGGCCGGCATCCTGATGGACCGGGAGCAGGAAAGGCTGCGCAAGCAGTTGGAGCGGCAGCAGTTGGAAGCCAACTCCAGGCTTTCAGCGGAGCAGAAGGCACA AAATGAATTCCTCGACAAAGAAGTCTACACCAACCCCCCGACGGCGGCCTACTTCCAACAGTTCAACAAGACGAGTCGATAG